In a single window of the Roseiconus lacunae genome:
- a CDS encoding lipoate--protein ligase family protein: MKEIVIDAAALPKLNVPAYQLAIDEAALSMAEAGEIGTTFRTWELSSPTVILGRSSKIELETDREFCRRRGIGIYRRCSGGAAIVAGPGCLMYNVIVSLDEHPEAAKIDRAHQLVMSRVLEAVKKQLPAARKQGICDLTEGDRKFSGNALRISRRHLLYHGTLLYDVDLEVLQRCLAFAPRQPDYRDGRDHGAFVTNVPLDPTLLRKDLAGEFGVDGQIDARDLIPTADKLIEQRYGREAWHTRH, translated from the coding sequence GTGAAGGAAATTGTGATTGATGCGGCGGCGCTACCCAAGCTAAACGTTCCGGCCTATCAACTGGCGATCGACGAAGCGGCCCTTTCGATGGCCGAAGCAGGCGAGATCGGTACCACGTTCCGAACTTGGGAACTTTCCTCACCGACGGTGATCCTTGGCAGGTCGTCCAAAATTGAATTGGAAACCGATCGGGAGTTTTGTCGACGCCGAGGGATCGGGATTTATCGTCGCTGCAGTGGCGGCGCTGCAATTGTCGCCGGGCCGGGATGCCTGATGTACAACGTAATCGTTTCTTTGGACGAGCACCCCGAAGCTGCGAAGATTGATCGTGCCCACCAGCTGGTCATGTCGCGAGTTCTCGAGGCGGTAAAAAAACAACTGCCCGCTGCGCGCAAGCAAGGGATCTGTGATCTGACGGAAGGCGACCGCAAGTTTTCCGGAAATGCGCTGAGAATCAGTCGACGTCACTTGCTGTATCACGGAACGCTGCTTTATGACGTCGACTTGGAGGTTCTACAGCGGTGCTTGGCGTTCGCCCCCCGGCAACCAGATTATCGCGATGGCCGCGATCACGGGGCTTTTGTCACCAATGTACCGCTCGATCCGACCCTGCTCCGCAAAGACCTTGCAGGGGAATTTGGCGTCGACGGCCAAATCGATGCGCGGGATCTGATACCAACAGCAGACAAGCTGATTGAGCAGCGATATGGTCGTGAGGCATGGCACACGCGGCATTAG
- a CDS encoding efflux RND transporter periplasmic adaptor subunit produces MPLDSIPSGKIPVSSRSFVRHRGGAAGALVAFLVVVGIIGAIGYAMFSDREQGIKPGSLITQPVTRGPFDHIVLEQGEIESSSNIEVTCQVKSQSGGGVSILWVVDEGTRVQEGDKLVELDSSALEQKLNEDKIGVITAEATVTTAKALVEQAKITRQEYLDGVYMTEESALRSEILIAEQDLVKAQKALESSQRLAAKGLIKSLQLEADRFAVANARNQLESAQGRLKVLQNLTKKKMLVQFDSEIESAQAQLSAYESELLEEQTQLADTEQQIKNCLITAPAAGVVVHANRYSSRGGNAEFVVEAGATVRERQELIYLPDPSKMQVKCKINESRITLISEGMAAKISVDAIPGLVLKGRASKVNRYAEPSSFFSSSIKEYAVTIDIINPPETIRTGMTAEVQIFVEQLDNAIQMPIQGLYEHGGNMYALVQEGPQAFRTQEVEIGATNDTMVTIKGGIDEGETVVLNLRDHLSLMDLPEVVAEDNSEMREIADVDEDRQRGNNRQGRDGPPQGPGGPGGPRDSGEPRGPRGAAASGGPRGGPGGERPSPAAMVQRMLERNDTDGDGSISSEEIQKIDGNFRDRIQSADSDGDGTVTRAELMKMVSQGAGS; encoded by the coding sequence ATGCCTCTGGATTCAATCCCCTCGGGTAAGATCCCGGTCTCTTCCCGATCATTTGTGCGGCACCGTGGTGGTGCCGCCGGTGCATTGGTCGCATTCCTGGTTGTCGTCGGAATCATTGGCGCGATCGGTTATGCCATGTTTTCTGATCGCGAGCAGGGCATCAAGCCGGGCAGCTTGATCACGCAGCCGGTGACCCGCGGTCCCTTCGACCACATTGTCCTTGAGCAGGGCGAAATTGAGAGTAGTAGTAATATCGAGGTCACCTGCCAAGTGAAATCGCAGAGCGGTGGTGGGGTCTCGATCCTGTGGGTCGTCGACGAAGGCACCCGCGTGCAAGAGGGCGACAAACTTGTTGAGCTCGACTCATCGGCGCTGGAGCAGAAGCTGAACGAAGACAAGATTGGCGTGATCACTGCGGAAGCGACCGTGACGACTGCGAAAGCCCTTGTCGAACAAGCAAAAATCACTCGCCAGGAATATCTTGATGGCGTGTACATGACGGAAGAGAGTGCGTTGAGAAGCGAAATCTTGATCGCCGAGCAAGACTTAGTGAAGGCTCAAAAAGCACTTGAGAGTAGTCAACGCTTGGCCGCAAAAGGGCTGATCAAGTCCCTGCAATTGGAAGCCGATCGTTTTGCCGTTGCCAACGCCCGAAACCAACTTGAATCGGCCCAAGGTCGCTTGAAGGTGCTGCAAAACCTGACCAAGAAGAAAATGTTGGTGCAGTTCGACAGCGAAATCGAATCCGCACAAGCTCAGCTTTCTGCTTACGAAAGCGAGCTGCTTGAAGAGCAAACACAGTTGGCCGACACAGAGCAGCAGATCAAGAATTGCCTCATCACCGCTCCGGCGGCGGGGGTTGTCGTTCACGCCAACCGCTACAGCAGTCGAGGTGGGAACGCCGAGTTTGTCGTCGAAGCCGGGGCAACCGTTCGCGAACGACAAGAGTTGATCTACCTTCCCGACCCTTCGAAAATGCAGGTCAAATGCAAAATCAATGAATCTCGCATCACACTGATATCTGAAGGAATGGCGGCGAAGATTTCCGTGGATGCGATTCCAGGATTGGTCCTCAAAGGTCGCGCGTCAAAAGTCAACCGCTACGCCGAGCCGAGCAGTTTCTTTAGTTCGTCGATCAAAGAGTACGCGGTGACGATCGATATCATCAATCCGCCGGAAACGATTCGAACCGGGATGACTGCCGAAGTGCAGATTTTCGTCGAGCAACTCGACAACGCGATTCAAATGCCGATCCAAGGCTTGTATGAGCACGGCGGAAACATGTACGCGTTGGTGCAAGAAGGCCCCCAAGCCTTCCGGACCCAAGAAGTCGAAATCGGTGCTACCAACGATACCATGGTGACGATCAAGGGCGGCATCGATGAAGGCGAGACCGTGGTGCTCAATTTGCGAGATCACTTGTCGTTGATGGACTTGCCAGAAGTTGTGGCTGAGGACAACAGCGAAATGCGAGAGATCGCCGATGTCGATGAAGATCGTCAGCGCGGTAACAATCGCCAAGGCCGGGATGGCCCGCCGCAAGGACCTGGTGGCCCCGGCGGTCCGAGAGATTCCGGCGAACCGCGAGGTCCACGCGGCGCAGCCGCGTCCGGAGGCCCACGGGGAGGTCCCGGTGGCGAACGGCCTAGCCCAGCGGCAATGGTTCAACGCATGCTTGAACGCAACGATACCGACGGTGATGGTTCGATTTCGAGTGAAGAGATCCAAAAGATCGACGGCAACTTTCGTGACCGAATTCAGTCCGCCGACAGCGACGGTGACGGCACCGTGACACGCGCCGAACTGATGAAAATGGTCAGCCAAGGGGCGGGGAGCTGA
- a CDS encoding ABC transporter ATP-binding protein, which produces MTDAYRSADTGPEDTATNPKRLATSIRDLQKHYVLKSETVKALRGVSFDVPEGDYVAIMGPSGSGKSTLLNLLGCLDKPTSGSLMLGEDDIATMTDDELAQIRSERIGFVFQSYNLIQQLSVVENIQVPLYYQGVIGPKERDRSIQLAKQVGLGERLDHRPSQLSGGQQQRVAIARSLVNDPYFVLADEPTGNLDSVTTDEILGLFDKLNDEGRTIILVTHEDDVAARAKRVVRLKDGKLHRDEVNDPESRKQARETQRKVVEQLLREADR; this is translated from the coding sequence ATGACTGACGCCTATCGATCGGCCGATACCGGCCCCGAAGATACCGCGACTAATCCCAAACGTTTGGCGACGTCGATCCGTGATCTGCAAAAGCACTATGTGCTCAAGAGTGAAACGGTCAAAGCACTTCGCGGCGTTTCCTTTGATGTCCCCGAAGGCGACTACGTCGCGATCATGGGGCCTTCGGGTAGTGGGAAAAGTACTCTGCTGAATTTGCTCGGTTGCCTCGACAAACCGACCAGTGGTTCGTTGATGCTGGGCGAGGATGACATCGCCACCATGACCGACGACGAACTCGCGCAGATTCGTTCCGAACGCATCGGGTTCGTTTTCCAATCGTACAACTTGATCCAGCAACTCAGTGTTGTCGAGAACATTCAGGTGCCGTTGTACTACCAAGGTGTCATCGGCCCTAAAGAACGCGATCGATCGATCCAACTGGCGAAGCAAGTCGGTTTGGGTGAACGACTCGATCACCGGCCGTCTCAACTCTCTGGTGGTCAGCAGCAACGCGTTGCGATCGCTCGGTCCTTGGTCAATGATCCGTACTTTGTCCTCGCTGACGAACCGACCGGAAACTTGGATTCGGTCACGACCGACGAGATCCTCGGGCTATTCGACAAGCTAAATGACGAGGGCCGAACGATCATTTTGGTCACTCACGAAGACGATGTTGCCGCTCGCGCAAAACGTGTCGTCCGGCTCAAAGATGGGAAGCTCCACCGCGACGAAGTCAACGATCCGGAATCGCGGAAGCAGGCCCGTGAGACGCAGCGCAAAGTCGTCGAGCAACTCCTGCGGGAGGCAGACCGCTAA
- a CDS encoding ABC transporter permease gives MLWIRTLRLGVKSLALHPLRSGLTMLGILIGVWAVILLTAISQGASDQVQKQIESLGANTIIVRSQKPPEEKLAGARASQYGLLRSDLEMILATVPTVKTAIPIREIRRQFTYRDRIVDGRLVGCTPGYAGVNALSIREQGGRFLTDADGMRSDTVCVISAGVAERLFPYEEPLGKRVYIPESQDYYRIIGVLEARNPSAAIGGSLDSQDFSSDIYIPIQTLRKRIGDTIVTRRSGQFQVEIMELNQITLQVDTVDEVRSSAAMIESLLERNHKEIGDTAVVVPLELLEQARNLRMMFLGIGVLIACISLIVGGIGIMNIMLASVTERTREIGIRRALGAKRADIVRQFLVETLVLSVCGAACGILLGFLGPAMYEGLIYVVREGFPDKFAALPDAIREAKPTIVYETIPLAVVIAVAVGLVSGLYPAIRAARMNPIDALRHE, from the coding sequence ATGCTCTGGATTCGCACCCTTCGACTTGGCGTGAAAAGTCTCGCCCTGCACCCGCTCCGCAGCGGATTGACCATGCTCGGGATCCTGATCGGGGTCTGGGCGGTGATTCTGCTCACTGCGATCAGCCAGGGCGCCAGTGACCAAGTCCAAAAACAAATCGAATCGCTTGGCGCGAACACCATCATTGTTCGCAGCCAAAAGCCACCGGAAGAGAAACTTGCCGGGGCACGTGCAAGCCAGTACGGGTTGCTGCGTAGTGACTTGGAAATGATTCTTGCGACCGTCCCGACCGTGAAAACTGCGATCCCAATTCGTGAAATCCGTCGGCAGTTCACCTACCGTGATCGGATCGTCGATGGCCGATTGGTCGGCTGCACACCAGGCTACGCCGGCGTCAACGCGCTCAGTATCCGCGAACAGGGCGGGCGCTTTTTGACCGATGCCGACGGGATGCGGAGTGACACCGTTTGCGTGATTTCGGCAGGGGTCGCCGAGCGTTTGTTTCCGTACGAGGAACCGCTTGGTAAACGCGTTTACATTCCCGAAAGTCAAGACTACTACCGAATCATTGGCGTTCTCGAAGCCAGGAATCCGTCGGCGGCGATCGGTGGTTCGCTTGATTCCCAAGATTTCTCGTCGGACATCTACATTCCGATCCAGACCCTGCGAAAGCGAATTGGGGACACGATCGTGACGCGTCGGAGTGGACAGTTCCAAGTGGAGATCATGGAACTGAATCAGATCACACTCCAAGTAGACACCGTTGATGAAGTTCGGTCGAGTGCGGCGATGATCGAATCCCTGCTGGAACGTAACCACAAAGAAATTGGTGACACCGCGGTCGTCGTTCCGCTTGAACTGCTCGAACAGGCGCGAAACCTGCGAATGATGTTTTTGGGGATCGGCGTGTTGATCGCTTGTATTTCGCTGATCGTCGGCGGTATCGGCATCATGAATATCATGTTGGCGAGTGTGACCGAGCGTACTCGAGAGATCGGTATCCGACGCGCTCTGGGCGCGAAACGGGCCGACATCGTGCGTCAGTTTTTGGTCGAAACGTTGGTGCTCAGTGTCTGTGGGGCGGCCTGCGGAATCCTTCTGGGGTTTCTCGGACCGGCGATGTATGAGGGCCTGATCTATGTGGTTCGCGAAGGATTCCCGGACAAGTTCGCGGCCTTGCCCGATGCGATCCGTGAAGCCAAGCCGACGATCGTTTATGAAACCATCCCCTTGGCGGTGGTGATTGCCGTCGCGGTCGGACTGGTCAGCGGACTTTACCCGGCGATCCGAGCGGCACGGATGAATCCGATCGACGCATTGCGACACGAATAA
- a CDS encoding 3-keto-disaccharide hydrolase, which yields MRYCTFALIAVLAAAVNCPAKEYLNGITWKAPPVVTPGENAAAPPSDAVVLFGGKDLSQWNGAERWTVEDGAMIAGKGSVVTKKEFGDCQVHIEWSAPTPPKGNGQGRGNSGLFLNNRYEIQILDSYQNETYHDGQAGAIYKQTPPMANAMRAPGEWNTYDVIWTAPRFNEDGSLQSPAYITAIHNGVVILNHFELKGDTPYDRPPKYTAHPVKGAIRLQDHNNPVRFRNIWVRELTPVQGEQTRDPFLRQGNKEFPIEK from the coding sequence ATGCGCTATTGCACCTTCGCACTGATCGCAGTGCTCGCCGCCGCGGTCAACTGCCCCGCTAAAGAGTATCTCAACGGTATCACTTGGAAGGCACCGCCTGTCGTCACCCCCGGTGAAAATGCCGCCGCACCGCCGTCCGACGCGGTCGTTCTGTTCGGTGGGAAAGACCTTTCACAATGGAACGGTGCCGAGCGTTGGACAGTCGAAGACGGTGCCATGATCGCTGGCAAAGGAAGCGTGGTCACGAAAAAAGAATTCGGTGATTGCCAAGTCCATATCGAATGGTCCGCGCCGACGCCGCCGAAAGGTAATGGGCAAGGCCGAGGTAACAGCGGATTGTTCCTAAACAATCGCTACGAGATCCAGATTCTCGATTCGTACCAAAACGAAACCTATCATGACGGACAAGCAGGAGCGATCTATAAGCAAACGCCACCGATGGCCAATGCCATGCGTGCGCCCGGTGAGTGGAATACCTACGACGTGATTTGGACTGCACCGCGTTTTAATGAGGACGGGTCGCTTCAATCGCCTGCTTACATCACCGCGATTCATAACGGCGTCGTGATCTTGAACCATTTTGAACTCAAGGGCGATACGCCTTACGATCGGCCACCGAAGTACACGGCGCATCCGGTCAAGGGCGCTATCCGACTACAGGATCACAATAACCCTGTGCGTTTCCGCAACATTTGGGTTCGTGAATTGACGCCGGTCCAAGGCGAACAGACTCGTGATCCGTTCTTGCGACAAGGCAACAAGGAATTCCCAATCGAAAAGTAA
- a CDS encoding AAA domain-containing protein, which produces MQSRKLDLNRLREDDYFDTLARWLGLEGEAERERMARRRRIQKARDAERSGETLLNLQIQDHQTGLAGRILFDFVKADGRPLPMNRLKVGSPVVISDSDDASDNGIAGVVSRRNQNVIQVATERWPECERLRIDLSPDETTRRRQLSAMASARVATGRPKQLREMILNQRAIRQGDQDEVEFLTSLNGPQQEAVAFALASPDIAILHGPPGTGKTTTLAEVIYQAVERGDKVLACAPSNTAVDNLLERLVPLVPAVLRVGHPARVFESLRGHTLDELVEADPSSAVIKDMRRELTEVLRSAARPGRGRDARRRRNLLYGTAGDLRGQIRSLEKNVVRSIVDSADVICTTTTIDDDLLGKMRFDLVVIDEACQCTESSVWQAALRADMLVMAGDHCQLPPTVLSDEAAAEGMRDSMMHRLIERDGSTIFRRLTVQYRMHRDIMDFSSDEFYDGSLLADESVAEHRLCDLPGVETNELTMTPLMFVDTAGANLNEEIERDGESKYNAGEAKLIEQLAGELIESGMRRDQIAIIAPYAAQVRWLRNRSSLRDIEIDTVDGFQGREKEVVLITMTRSNDRGEIGFLRDTRRTNVALTRARRKLIVIGDSATLASNDFYGRMLEYFEQKQAYRSVFEFSLD; this is translated from the coding sequence ATGCAGTCACGGAAATTGGATTTGAATCGTCTGCGTGAAGACGATTACTTTGACACACTCGCCCGTTGGCTGGGGCTTGAAGGCGAAGCCGAGCGTGAACGAATGGCTCGACGTCGTCGTATCCAGAAGGCACGTGATGCCGAACGAAGCGGCGAAACGTTACTGAATCTGCAAATCCAAGATCATCAAACCGGTTTGGCGGGGCGCATCCTATTCGATTTTGTCAAAGCAGACGGTCGTCCGTTGCCGATGAACCGGCTAAAGGTTGGTTCACCGGTGGTGATTTCAGATTCCGATGACGCATCCGACAACGGGATCGCCGGCGTCGTTAGTCGACGCAACCAAAATGTCATCCAGGTCGCGACAGAACGCTGGCCCGAATGCGAGCGGCTGCGTATCGACCTTTCACCCGACGAAACAACACGGCGACGTCAGCTTTCGGCGATGGCTTCGGCCCGGGTCGCGACGGGACGCCCCAAGCAACTGCGCGAGATGATTCTCAACCAACGTGCGATTCGCCAGGGCGATCAAGACGAGGTTGAATTCCTGACGTCTCTCAATGGACCTCAACAAGAAGCGGTCGCATTCGCGCTCGCTTCGCCGGATATCGCGATTTTGCATGGGCCGCCGGGGACTGGAAAGACAACGACATTAGCGGAAGTCATTTATCAGGCGGTCGAGCGAGGAGACAAGGTCCTTGCCTGTGCACCGAGTAACACCGCCGTTGACAACCTGCTGGAACGGTTGGTGCCACTCGTTCCGGCGGTCTTGCGGGTCGGGCACCCCGCACGCGTATTTGAATCCTTGCGCGGCCACACACTTGATGAGCTTGTCGAAGCTGATCCTTCGTCGGCAGTGATTAAGGACATGCGGCGCGAACTGACGGAAGTGCTTCGTTCGGCGGCACGACCGGGACGCGGGCGTGACGCCCGTCGACGTCGCAATTTGCTTTATGGCACCGCAGGCGATCTTCGCGGGCAGATTCGATCGCTCGAGAAAAATGTAGTCCGTAGCATCGTCGATTCGGCAGATGTCATTTGTACGACTACGACCATTGATGATGACTTGCTTGGTAAGATGCGATTTGATTTAGTCGTCATTGATGAAGCATGCCAATGCACCGAATCGAGTGTTTGGCAAGCCGCGTTGCGTGCGGACATGTTGGTCATGGCCGGCGATCATTGCCAATTGCCACCCACGGTGCTTTCCGATGAAGCAGCAGCGGAGGGAATGCGTGACTCGATGATGCATCGACTGATCGAACGCGACGGTTCCACGATTTTTCGAAGGTTGACGGTTCAGTATCGAATGCATCGTGACATCATGGACTTTTCATCCGATGAATTCTATGACGGGTCACTGCTCGCAGACGAAAGTGTCGCCGAGCATCGGTTGTGCGATCTCCCGGGCGTCGAGACGAACGAACTGACCATGACGCCGCTGATGTTCGTCGACACGGCCGGTGCGAACCTGAATGAAGAAATCGAGCGAGATGGCGAAAGCAAATACAACGCCGGCGAGGCAAAACTAATCGAACAGCTAGCCGGTGAGCTGATTGAGTCCGGAATGCGGCGTGATCAAATCGCAATCATCGCCCCTTATGCGGCGCAGGTTCGATGGTTGAGGAATCGGAGTTCACTACGTGATATCGAAATTGATACCGTCGATGGGTTCCAAGGGAGAGAGAAAGAAGTTGTTTTGATCACGATGACTCGTAGCAATGATCGAGGCGAAATCGGTTTCCTGCGCGACACCCGACGGACGAACGTGGCACTCACGAGGGCGAGACGAAAACTGATCGTGATCGGTGATAGTGCGACGTTGGCAAGCAACGATTTCTATGGTCGTATGCTGGAGTACTTCGAGCAGAAACAAGCCTATCGAAGTGTCTTCGAGTTTTCGCTCGATTAG
- a CDS encoding sulfatase → MPRPLRLPSLLILLVSPFGVQAVADDPDRMNVLFIISDDLTSTALSCYGNEVCHTPNIDALAARGTRFTQAYCQGTYCGPSRASLMSGYYPHATGVLGYKNPRPQIGDRSTWSQHFKDRGYYAARVSKIFHMGVPGGIEYGGDGRDHDGYNGADDAESWTERFNSPGPEWKAKGDGETLEGNPDGKKPVVGGNTFVVVEADGDDEVHSDGKTAAKAVELIQAHKDNPFWLGVGFVRPHVPFVAPRKYYEPFLPYSSMALPEKLPGDWDDIPKPGINYKTSKNMRMDLRRQKKAVGGYYASVRFMDAQVGKVLAALRDSGLEDRTIVIFTSDHGYHLGEHDFWAKVSLRDESAKVPLIISVPGKAPAVCDSIVELIDLYPTTASLCGIEVPDRLQGKDLSPLLDDPERTVRDAAFSVAPMRKGFLIREDRWAYIQYGEDAKGGRELFDMNQDPEQFHNLANAPSRQSTVKRLEEKLATRLRQVRTNDLTKNKTTKTR, encoded by the coding sequence ATGCCTCGCCCACTGCGTTTGCCATCTTTGCTAATTCTGCTGGTGTCGCCATTTGGCGTCCAAGCGGTCGCTGACGACCCGGATCGGATGAATGTCCTGTTCATCATTTCTGATGATTTGACGTCGACCGCGTTGTCATGTTACGGGAACGAGGTTTGCCACACACCGAACATCGACGCGCTTGCGGCCCGTGGAACTCGATTCACGCAAGCCTATTGCCAGGGGACCTATTGTGGTCCTTCACGGGCATCGTTGATGAGCGGTTATTATCCGCATGCGACCGGCGTTCTTGGCTATAAAAACCCTCGGCCACAAATCGGTGATCGTTCCACTTGGTCCCAGCACTTCAAAGATCGTGGGTATTACGCCGCTCGGGTCAGCAAAATTTTTCACATGGGGGTCCCCGGTGGCATCGAATACGGCGGCGATGGGCGAGATCACGACGGATACAATGGCGCTGATGACGCGGAATCATGGACCGAACGTTTCAACAGCCCGGGACCAGAATGGAAAGCCAAGGGTGATGGTGAAACCTTAGAAGGCAACCCCGATGGTAAGAAGCCTGTGGTCGGAGGAAACACGTTCGTCGTTGTCGAGGCCGATGGCGATGACGAAGTCCACTCCGATGGAAAGACCGCGGCCAAAGCCGTCGAGCTGATTCAGGCTCATAAAGACAACCCGTTTTGGTTAGGCGTGGGCTTTGTTCGCCCGCACGTTCCGTTCGTCGCGCCCCGCAAGTACTACGAACCCTTCTTGCCGTACTCCTCGATGGCACTCCCGGAAAAACTGCCTGGAGATTGGGACGACATTCCCAAGCCAGGTATCAACTACAAAACCAGCAAGAACATGCGGATGGACCTGCGACGTCAGAAAAAGGCGGTCGGCGGATATTATGCTTCCGTTCGCTTTATGGACGCACAGGTTGGCAAGGTCCTTGCAGCACTCCGGGATTCGGGACTCGAAGATCGCACGATCGTGATCTTCACCAGCGACCACGGTTATCACTTGGGCGAGCATGATTTCTGGGCGAAGGTCTCGCTCCGTGACGAGTCCGCAAAAGTCCCATTGATCATCAGCGTGCCAGGCAAAGCCCCTGCGGTCTGCGATAGCATTGTCGAGTTGATCGATCTCTACCCGACGACGGCCAGTTTGTGCGGAATTGAAGTTCCCGATCGGCTGCAGGGAAAAGATCTCTCTCCGTTACTCGACGATCCCGAGCGTACCGTTCGTGATGCCGCCTTCAGTGTCGCACCGATGCGCAAAGGATTCTTAATTCGCGAAGATCGTTGGGCCTACATCCAGTATGGCGAAGATGCCAAAGGTGGACGCGAATTGTTTGACATGAACCAGGACCCGGAACAGTTCCATAATCTAGCGAACGCCCCCTCTCGCCAATCCACCGTTAAACGCTTGGAAGAAAAGCTCGCCACTCGACTGCGCCAGGTCCGTACGAACGACCTGACCAAGAATAAAACGACGAAGACTCGCTAG